One region of Halomicrobium sp. LC1Hm genomic DNA includes:
- a CDS encoding ubiquitin-like small modifier protein 1 yields the protein MHWRLFATLAETAGEDRVSVDDAETVGEALDALLSAHPALEAEVLDDDGSLVDHIRLLHDGDDPFAAGDGLDTPVSSGDELALFPPVSGG from the coding sequence ATGCACTGGCGGCTCTTCGCGACGCTGGCCGAGACGGCCGGCGAGGATCGGGTGTCGGTCGACGACGCCGAGACGGTCGGCGAGGCCCTCGACGCACTGCTGTCAGCCCATCCCGCACTCGAAGCGGAAGTGCTGGACGACGACGGCTCGCTGGTCGATCACATCCGGCTGCTCCACGACGGCGACGATCCGTTCGCGGCCGGCGACGGGCTCGACACGCCCGTCTCGTCGGGCGACGAGCTGGCGCTGTTCCCGCCGGTCAGCGGCGGATAG
- a CDS encoding GNAT family N-acetyltransferase codes for MNGTVRQAREDDYEAVAAFTADTWDDREQRDYIPDVFRDWVAGDGPDQRTVVVDVDGDAVGLCQALVLTDHEAWVQGMRVDPGYRRAGLGLRMVDALFEWARDRGATVARNMVFSWNDAGLGQSIAAGFEPVTSFRWAEPMPREGTPSETVDADPAAAWDYWTDSDARTALRGLTLDAGHSWALSELTRDGLQDLADDQRVFAVKRDGTCGMACRVRTAAGADEQVAEYGVAAWDDADAADALVTAIRDDAAAIGADAVRILLPETPRHVGQAAFVRADTDDSPSFVTAADLTGRE; via the coding sequence ATGAACGGGACCGTTCGACAGGCCCGCGAAGACGACTACGAGGCCGTCGCCGCCTTCACCGCCGACACGTGGGACGACCGCGAGCAGCGCGACTACATCCCGGACGTGTTCCGCGACTGGGTCGCGGGAGACGGGCCGGACCAGCGCACGGTCGTCGTCGACGTCGACGGGGACGCAGTCGGGCTCTGTCAGGCACTCGTGCTCACCGACCACGAAGCGTGGGTCCAGGGGATGCGCGTCGATCCCGGCTACCGGCGGGCCGGCCTCGGACTCCGGATGGTCGACGCGCTCTTCGAGTGGGCTCGGGACCGGGGCGCGACCGTCGCCCGGAACATGGTGTTCTCGTGGAACGACGCCGGGCTGGGCCAGTCGATCGCCGCGGGGTTCGAGCCGGTGACGAGCTTCCGGTGGGCCGAGCCGATGCCACGGGAAGGGACTCCCAGCGAGACCGTCGACGCCGATCCCGCGGCGGCCTGGGACTACTGGACCGACAGCGACGCGCGGACGGCACTGCGGGGGCTGACCCTCGACGCGGGACACTCCTGGGCACTCTCGGAGCTGACTCGCGACGGCCTCCAGGACCTGGCCGACGACCAGCGTGTATTCGCCGTCAAGCGCGACGGCACCTGCGGGATGGCCTGTCGGGTCAGGACGGCGGCCGGCGCAGACGAACAGGTCGCCGAGTACGGCGTCGCCGCGTGGGACGACGCGGACGCCGCCGACGCGCTGGTCACCGCGATCCGGGACGACGCCGCGGCGATCGGTGCCGACGCCGTCCGAATCTTGCTCCCGGAGACGCCACGCCACGTCGGCCAGGCGGCGTTCGTCCGGGCCGACACCGACGACTCGCCGAGCTTCGTCACGGCCGCGGATCTGACGGGCAGAGAGTGA
- the gatD gene encoding Glu-tRNA(Gln) amidotransferase subunit GatD: MNAGDRIHVERGAHAYEGVLLPSSTPDHLVVKLDGGYNVGIDREDATVEVVETDVYDVESAQDEEGTSTVEFDESLPTVSLISTGGTIASTVDYRTGAVTAQFDAEDVLRAVPDLAGMANYRGRVVANILSENMTPAVWQDLARAIHEEIEAGADGVVVMHGTDTMQFTASAMAFMLDTPVPIVFTGSQRSADRPSSDNVMNAVSAVAAAKSDAAEVMVCMHESESDDRCALHRGTRVRKNHTSRRDAFETVGAEPLGTVDYEAVSESDPSSTDGVTFHRKHAQRGQTELALHDELETDVELVKFTPGTDASRLAALDDAAGIVVEGTGLGHVDTDWIEVVDDLTDDGTAVVMTSQCLDGRVCDRVYDTGRDLLAAGVVEGEDMLPGTAKVKLMWALANTSDVADTMGEPLAGEIQAQSRPWT, from the coding sequence ATGAACGCAGGCGACCGGATCCACGTCGAACGCGGAGCGCATGCCTACGAGGGCGTCCTCCTGCCGTCGAGCACGCCCGACCACCTCGTCGTCAAGCTCGACGGCGGGTACAACGTCGGCATCGACCGCGAGGACGCGACCGTCGAGGTCGTCGAGACCGACGTGTACGACGTCGAGAGCGCACAGGACGAGGAAGGCACCTCGACGGTGGAGTTCGACGAGTCGCTGCCGACGGTGTCGCTGATCTCGACCGGCGGCACGATCGCCTCCACCGTCGACTACCGCACCGGCGCGGTGACCGCACAGTTCGACGCCGAAGACGTGTTGCGAGCGGTGCCCGACCTCGCGGGGATGGCCAACTACCGCGGGCGCGTCGTCGCCAACATCCTCTCGGAGAACATGACGCCGGCCGTCTGGCAGGACCTCGCACGGGCGATCCACGAGGAGATCGAGGCCGGTGCGGACGGCGTCGTCGTCATGCACGGCACCGACACGATGCAGTTCACCGCGAGCGCGATGGCCTTCATGCTCGATACCCCGGTGCCGATCGTCTTCACCGGCAGCCAGCGGTCGGCCGACCGCCCCTCCTCGGACAACGTGATGAACGCGGTGTCTGCGGTCGCCGCGGCAAAGAGCGACGCCGCGGAGGTCATGGTCTGTATGCACGAAAGCGAGTCCGACGACCGCTGTGCGCTCCACCGCGGGACCCGCGTCCGGAAGAACCACACCTCTCGTCGGGACGCCTTCGAGACCGTCGGTGCCGAGCCCCTCGGCACCGTCGACTACGAGGCGGTCAGCGAGAGCGATCCGTCCTCGACCGACGGCGTCACGTTCCACCGCAAACACGCCCAGCGCGGCCAGACCGAGCTGGCACTCCACGACGAACTGGAGACGGACGTGGAGCTGGTGAAGTTCACGCCGGGCACCGACGCGAGTCGGCTGGCGGCACTCGACGACGCCGCGGGCATCGTCGTCGAGGGCACCGGGCTGGGCCACGTCGACACCGACTGGATCGAGGTCGTCGACGACCTGACCGACGACGGCACCGCGGTGGTCATGACCAGTCAGTGTCTCGACGGGCGAGTGTGTGATCGGGTCTACGACACCGGCCGTGATCTGCTGGCGGCCGGCGTCGTCGAAGGCGAGGACATGCTCCCCGGGACGGCGAAGGTGAAGCTGATGTGGGCGCTGGCGAACACGTCCGACGTGGCCGACACGATGGGCGAGCCCCTGGCCGGCGAGATCCAGGCCCAGTCCCGTCCCTGGACGTAG
- a CDS encoding DNA double-strand break repair nuclease NurA yields the protein MTLDPVHVDGIARLAGQIEQGVDEQDHRAFAETVWQEFLDPLVVDGRAVLEPIDEQRRRKVDTQDAALQATPFPTQHGLDSGTINPTTFKNGVVLDVAQAAMSAVPSDLELHRGRTIVMTAHSNDATASLTEDWRMDDQGYARQRVLQTPRVDRYEQDVVHALALYLAESEHALEQADVVDDLLVLDGPIYPTGLLQWADHDPELAELLVKEDVLAVVENYVTLVETFLDRDVPLIGFVKSTGSKALSRAVRKSRGQAPWANDAAFFEKLLARRDDDGELLTDALTCTNWFRSRLGTDRPLSTDGDALGIDRERDPAAYEVTFFVVYDPREDVLYRVEAPYGVTRDAETRDAITRQVLADVAAERGPPLSVAKADELARIGRDEKAALREKIESQLDSDRQREYNDVRWGADFEEL from the coding sequence ATGACACTCGACCCGGTGCACGTCGACGGGATCGCGCGCCTCGCCGGGCAGATCGAGCAGGGGGTCGACGAGCAGGACCACCGGGCGTTCGCCGAGACCGTCTGGCAGGAGTTTCTGGACCCGCTCGTGGTCGACGGCCGGGCGGTGCTGGAGCCGATCGACGAGCAGCGCCGCCGCAAGGTCGACACGCAGGACGCCGCGCTCCAGGCGACGCCGTTTCCCACCCAGCACGGGCTGGACTCGGGGACGATCAACCCCACGACGTTCAAGAACGGCGTCGTACTGGACGTGGCTCAGGCCGCGATGAGCGCCGTCCCCTCCGACCTGGAGTTGCACCGCGGCCGGACGATCGTCATGACCGCCCACTCGAACGATGCCACGGCCAGCCTGACCGAGGACTGGCGGATGGACGACCAGGGGTACGCTCGCCAGCGAGTCCTCCAGACGCCACGGGTCGACCGCTACGAGCAGGATGTGGTCCACGCACTGGCGCTGTACCTCGCCGAGAGCGAGCACGCGCTCGAACAGGCAGACGTGGTCGACGACCTGCTCGTCCTCGACGGCCCGATCTACCCGACCGGGCTCCTCCAGTGGGCCGACCACGATCCCGAACTCGCCGAGTTGCTCGTCAAGGAGGACGTACTCGCGGTCGTCGAGAACTACGTCACCCTCGTCGAGACGTTCCTCGATCGAGACGTGCCCCTGATCGGCTTCGTCAAGTCGACCGGCTCGAAGGCGCTGAGCCGGGCCGTCCGCAAGTCACGAGGGCAGGCTCCGTGGGCCAACGACGCCGCCTTCTTCGAGAAGCTGCTCGCCCGGCGTGACGACGACGGGGAACTGCTGACCGACGCACTGACCTGTACGAACTGGTTCCGGTCGCGGCTCGGGACCGATCGCCCGCTCTCGACCGACGGCGACGCGCTGGGGATCGATCGCGAACGTGATCCGGCCGCCTACGAGGTGACGTTCTTCGTCGTCTACGATCCCCGCGAGGACGTGCTGTACCGCGTCGAAGCACCCTACGGCGTCACCCGCGACGCGGAGACGCGGGACGCGATCACCCGGCAGGTACTCGCCGACGTGGCCGCCGAACGGGGACCGCCGCTGTCGGTCGCCAAGGCCGACGAACTCGCCCGGATCGGGCGCGACGAGAAGGCGGCGCTCCGCGAGAAAATCGAGAGCCAGCTCGACAGCGACCGCCAGCGCGAGTACAACGACGTGCGGTGGGGTGCCGACTTCGAAGAGCTGTAG
- a CDS encoding S9 family peptidase has product MEPISAADFHELAQVSTPRLSPEGDRVAYVQRTPSDDSEYEATVHVADTTGGEPQRFTLSEGIDSEPRWSPSGDRLAFVSTRGAADDRQQLWVVPTDGGEAAQITSVVGGVGQIAWAPDGERIAFVQQVTDADREADRDLEVEPEFEPETPDPRVVDRTVYRTAEQYRDGRRSQVYLVTPDGTEIQRVTTADRDHASPTWGDDDTLYFARDADVADPDDSLATEIRAYDLDSGDSVLRHETTTFQPALAASGRRVAFSYIDPAQGTMAQTELHLLDETDTVHDLTAALDRTLAADLRVTWDPDGGALYFGTPDEGATALWRVHAADLAATDSPEAEPRPLAVEPERVRRDEWSAIDGFDVGDDRVAYVQSSWDHPGDLFVADADGETATRLTECNADYLDTHAVQEPEEIRFSADDGGESDAATCQGWVLTPPEFDPEASYPLAVEVHGGPHAMWTTSGTMWHEFQTLAANGYVVFWSNPRGSAGYGEAHMQAIERDWGTVTASDLLAGIATVAERPSVDEDQLFVTGGSFGGYMTAWLVSQTDQFEAAVSQRGVYDLLGFYGSTDWAYKLVEDDFDTTPWEEPAFLQAQSPTGHAHEVETPTLVLHSEDDYRTPICSAELFHRILRKHGVDTRLVRYPDEGHELSRSGQPGHVVDRIERIVRWFDGYAADRSVPPALEREPDAGLTGSADEE; this is encoded by the coding sequence ATGGAGCCGATCAGCGCCGCCGACTTCCACGAGCTCGCGCAGGTTTCGACGCCACGTCTCTCGCCCGAGGGCGACCGCGTCGCCTACGTCCAGCGGACGCCCAGCGACGACAGCGAGTACGAGGCCACGGTACACGTCGCCGACACCACTGGCGGCGAGCCGCAGCGATTCACGCTCTCGGAGGGGATCGACTCGGAGCCCCGGTGGAGCCCGAGCGGCGACCGCCTCGCGTTCGTCTCGACCCGCGGGGCCGCGGACGACCGCCAGCAGCTCTGGGTAGTGCCGACCGACGGTGGCGAGGCGGCACAGATCACCAGCGTCGTCGGCGGCGTCGGCCAGATCGCCTGGGCACCGGACGGCGAGCGGATCGCGTTCGTCCAGCAGGTGACCGATGCCGACCGCGAGGCCGACCGCGACCTCGAAGTCGAACCCGAATTCGAACCGGAGACGCCCGACCCGCGCGTGGTCGACCGGACGGTGTACCGGACCGCAGAGCAGTACCGCGACGGCAGACGGAGTCAAGTGTACCTCGTCACGCCAGACGGTACGGAGATCCAGCGCGTGACGACCGCCGACCGCGACCACGCGAGTCCGACCTGGGGCGACGATGACACGCTGTATTTCGCCCGCGACGCCGACGTGGCCGACCCCGACGACTCGCTGGCGACGGAGATCAGAGCGTACGACCTCGACAGCGGCGACAGCGTCTTGCGCCACGAGACGACGACGTTCCAGCCGGCGCTCGCGGCCAGCGGGCGACGCGTCGCGTTCTCCTACATCGATCCAGCGCAGGGGACGATGGCACAGACGGAGCTGCACCTGCTCGACGAGACTGACACCGTCCACGACCTCACCGCAGCACTCGACCGGACGCTCGCCGCGGATCTGAGAGTGACGTGGGACCCGGACGGCGGGGCGCTGTACTTCGGGACGCCGGACGAAGGCGCGACGGCGCTCTGGCGAGTCCACGCCGCCGACCTCGCTGCGACGGACAGCCCCGAAGCGGAGCCGCGACCGCTCGCGGTCGAGCCGGAGCGAGTGCGTCGCGACGAGTGGTCGGCGATCGACGGCTTCGACGTCGGGGACGACCGCGTCGCGTACGTCCAGAGTAGCTGGGACCATCCCGGCGACCTGTTCGTCGCCGACGCCGACGGCGAGACAGCGACGCGACTCACCGAGTGCAACGCCGACTACCTCGATACACACGCGGTCCAGGAGCCCGAGGAGATCCGCTTCTCCGCCGACGACGGGGGAGAGAGCGACGCCGCGACGTGCCAGGGGTGGGTGCTGACGCCGCCGGAGTTCGACCCCGAAGCGTCGTACCCGCTGGCCGTCGAGGTCCACGGCGGCCCACACGCGATGTGGACGACCAGCGGGACGATGTGGCACGAGTTCCAGACCCTCGCGGCCAACGGCTACGTCGTCTTCTGGTCGAACCCGCGTGGCTCGGCGGGGTACGGCGAGGCACACATGCAGGCGATCGAGCGCGACTGGGGCACTGTCACGGCCAGCGACCTGCTGGCTGGCATCGCGACGGTCGCGGAGCGCCCTTCCGTCGACGAAGACCAGCTGTTCGTCACGGGCGGGAGCTTCGGCGGGTACATGACCGCCTGGCTGGTGAGCCAGACGGACCAGTTCGAGGCCGCGGTCTCACAGCGCGGGGTCTACGACCTGCTGGGCTTCTACGGATCGACGGACTGGGCGTACAAGCTGGTCGAGGACGACTTCGATACGACCCCCTGGGAGGAGCCCGCCTTCCTGCAAGCCCAGTCGCCGACGGGCCACGCACACGAGGTGGAGACGCCGACGCTGGTCCTCCACAGCGAAGACGACTACCGGACGCCGATCTGTTCGGCCGAACTCTTCCACCGGATCCTGCGGAAACACGGCGTCGACACGCGCCTCGTCCGGTATCCCGACGAGGGCCACGAACTCTCCCGGAGCGGTCAGCCCGGCCACGTCGTCGATCGGATCGAGCGGATCGTCCGCTGGTTCGACGGCTACGCGGCGGACCGATCGGTCCCGCCGGCACTCGAACGAGAGCCCGACGCCGGCCTGACCGGGAGCGCCGACGAGGAGTGA
- a CDS encoding ATP-binding protein, with amino-acid sequence MSDLGDFTEFDADDSESSTATEGATADDADDEAFEEMDIEPSGRDRGIGVLSASEGLAICEDERETCLRAYVTVGNRSDVRIGKYLIVPYPDGERLFCRISALEYAQEFRADDATEIHARRAMRSGGIDEQDFKFMATLEPVAILYGDSGSGSDASDDETKRRMTDRVPKPETVVRQATDKSEIKTGLKIPEDGVFLGHLSVGGEKVQTAAEPPTIDYRLKDDYEAGDPLVFRHTLVAGGTGSGKTHGSKNILRQYLAQDRSYPIEGDDRTVSPCLVMFDPQDEYAQMHDDGDLPESFQRRCEREGIACGGHEDTTAFVPSVEGASYAASHHRAEQVEFTIPFSMVYSNPWLIAGSQLNDNQYSALHYLLDRFQQEYGDGGTYDQFTTFLDDPALKEELDESGRVHEATFDAVKRRAYGFGGVFDQDARPITDMVSEFVRAGGISVVPTYHINDSRSKTTVVLALASMLVDEKLSNSPRYDRIKETPLILGMDEAHNFLTDADNVQARKVIGKFTEAAKQGRKERLGLFLITQDPQDIADPVFKQINSTVVLNLGDKDAISAVNIPANLESKVPYMEKGQMVVYSPDNSEPVEIQGLATCVTKHGRE; translated from the coding sequence ATGTCTGATCTCGGGGATTTCACGGAGTTCGACGCCGACGACAGCGAGTCGTCGACGGCGACGGAGGGAGCCACGGCCGACGACGCCGACGACGAGGCCTTCGAGGAGATGGACATCGAGCCCAGCGGCCGCGACCGCGGGATCGGCGTCCTCTCGGCCTCGGAGGGGCTGGCGATCTGCGAAGACGAGCGCGAGACCTGCCTGCGGGCGTACGTCACCGTCGGCAACCGCTCGGACGTGCGGATCGGCAAGTACCTGATCGTCCCCTATCCGGACGGCGAGCGGCTGTTCTGTCGGATCTCCGCGCTGGAGTACGCCCAGGAGTTCCGTGCCGACGACGCGACGGAGATCCACGCACGCCGGGCCATGCGCTCGGGCGGCATCGACGAACAGGACTTCAAGTTTATGGCGACGCTGGAGCCGGTGGCCATCCTGTACGGCGACAGCGGATCGGGGAGCGACGCGAGCGACGACGAGACGAAGCGGCGGATGACCGACCGCGTCCCGAAGCCCGAGACGGTGGTCCGCCAGGCCACCGACAAGAGCGAGATCAAGACCGGGCTGAAGATCCCCGAAGACGGCGTCTTCCTCGGGCACCTCTCGGTCGGCGGCGAGAAGGTCCAGACGGCCGCCGAGCCGCCGACGATCGACTACCGGCTGAAAGACGACTACGAAGCCGGCGATCCGCTGGTCTTCCGGCACACGCTCGTTGCCGGTGGGACGGGGTCGGGCAAGACCCACGGCTCGAAGAACATCCTCCGGCAGTACCTCGCCCAAGACCGCTCGTACCCCATCGAGGGCGACGACCGGACGGTCTCGCCGTGTCTGGTCATGTTCGACCCCCAGGACGAGTACGCCCAGATGCACGACGACGGCGACCTCCCGGAGTCGTTCCAGCGGCGCTGCGAGCGCGAGGGGATCGCCTGCGGCGGCCACGAGGACACGACGGCGTTCGTGCCGTCGGTCGAAGGAGCCAGCTACGCGGCCAGCCACCACCGCGCCGAGCAGGTCGAGTTCACCATCCCGTTCTCGATGGTCTACTCGAACCCGTGGCTGATCGCCGGCAGCCAGCTCAACGACAACCAGTACAGCGCCCTGCACTACCTGCTCGATCGCTTCCAGCAGGAGTACGGCGACGGCGGCACCTACGACCAGTTCACGACGTTCCTCGACGACCCCGCGCTCAAGGAGGAACTCGACGAGTCGGGGCGGGTCCACGAAGCGACCTTCGACGCGGTCAAGCGCCGGGCCTACGGCTTCGGCGGCGTCTTCGATCAGGACGCCAGGCCGATCACCGACATGGTCTCGGAGTTCGTTCGTGCCGGCGGGATCAGCGTGGTCCCGACCTACCACATCAACGACTCCCGCTCGAAGACGACGGTCGTGCTGGCGCTGGCCTCGATGCTCGTCGACGAGAAGCTGTCGAACAGCCCGCGCTACGACCGCATCAAGGAGACGCCGCTCATCCTCGGGATGGACGAGGCCCACAACTTCCTGACCGACGCCGACAACGTCCAGGCCCGGAAGGTCATCGGGAAGTTCACCGAGGCCGCAAAGCAGGGCCGCAAGGAGCGCCTGGGCCTGTTCCTCATCACGCAGGACCCCCAGGACATCGCCGATCCCGTCTTCAAGCAGATCAACAGCACCGTCGTCCTGAACCTGGGCGACAAGGACGCCATCTCGGCGGTGAACATCCCCGCCAACCTGGAGTCGAAGGTCCCCTACATGGAGAAAGGCCAGATGGTCGTCTACTCGCCGGACAACTCCGAACCGGTCGAGATTCAGGGGCTCGCGACTTGCGTGACGAAACACGGGCGCGAGTAA
- a CDS encoding universal stress protein: MGKRILVPVDGSEQADTAFEFAVEEFPDATIVLLNVINPAEAGYSAQASMPSFSEEWYEQQQSAAQDLFDGLIADAAIGDRAVERAVEVGRPTTAIVDYADDNDIDQIVMGSHGRSGVSRIVLGSVAETVVRRADVPVTVAR, encoded by the coding sequence ATGGGCAAGCGAATTCTGGTCCCAGTCGACGGGTCCGAGCAGGCAGACACCGCCTTCGAGTTCGCGGTCGAAGAGTTTCCAGACGCGACGATCGTCCTGTTGAACGTCATCAATCCGGCCGAAGCCGGCTACAGCGCACAGGCTTCGATGCCCTCCTTCTCAGAGGAGTGGTACGAACAGCAACAGAGCGCCGCACAGGACCTGTTCGACGGTCTGATCGCCGACGCCGCCATCGGCGACCGCGCGGTCGAACGCGCCGTCGAGGTCGGGCGGCCGACCACGGCGATCGTCGACTACGCCGACGACAACGACATCGATCAGATCGTCATGGGGAGTCACGGCCGCTCGGGCGTCTCCCGGATCGTCCTGGGCAGCGTCGCCGAGACGGTCGTCCGACGGGCGGACGTGCCCGTGACCGTCGCGCGGTAG
- a CDS encoding universal stress protein, with translation MTLLVPFDGSDLARAALERAVEFSEYTGQDVLALSVLPDDADYAVERGWIDEGESYDPAAVADRFERQVTEIAPAATFRAERPADVSSMADVTTDVVRTIREVSHEIEASIVFIGSENAGRVSTPVCSVGAPISEDPEYDVHIVRHAA, from the coding sequence ATGACGCTGCTCGTCCCCTTCGACGGATCGGATCTCGCACGAGCCGCCCTCGAACGTGCTGTCGAGTTCTCTGAGTACACCGGGCAAGACGTGCTCGCGCTCTCGGTGCTCCCCGACGACGCCGACTACGCGGTCGAGCGGGGCTGGATCGACGAGGGCGAGTCGTACGATCCGGCGGCCGTCGCCGACCGTTTCGAGCGGCAGGTGACGGAGATCGCGCCCGCGGCCACGTTCCGCGCCGAGCGGCCCGCGGACGTGAGTTCGATGGCGGACGTGACCACCGACGTGGTCCGGACGATCCGGGAAGTGTCGCACGAGATCGAGGCCTCGATCGTGTTCATCGGCAGCGAGAACGCCGGGCGCGTGTCGACGCCGGTCTGTAGCGTCGGTGCGCCGATCTCGGAAGATCCGGAGTACGACGTACACATCGTGCGCCACGCGGCGTGA
- a CDS encoding KaiC domain-containing protein: MSEDDDDWFESAVDESDDGESEPADSDSAFEADADSDSPFDGDDSSGEAAGSSPFDGGTDGASPFDGGTDEAGPFEDDDDGSLFDDDFESAFASAGDPSDDSEGFEDEDFESEIPRIDLGIDGLDQMIQGGIPERHLIVTIGSAGTGKTTFGLQFLHHGLEQGDNAVFITLEQSREAIIATAEERGWEFEHYEDTGQLAVVDLDPVEMANSLDNIRGELPALIEEFDADRLVLDSVSLLEMMYDDQAKRRTEVFDFTRSLKNAGVTTMLTSEASEDNPYASRHGIIEYLTDAVFVLQYVRTETRETRLAVEIQKIRNANHSRETKPYEITMDGISVYQQANIF, translated from the coding sequence ATGAGTGAAGACGACGACGACTGGTTCGAGAGCGCCGTCGACGAGTCCGACGACGGCGAGTCAGAGCCCGCCGACAGCGACAGCGCCTTCGAAGCAGACGCCGACAGCGACAGCCCTTTCGACGGCGACGACTCGTCGGGCGAAGCTGCCGGGTCCAGTCCCTTCGACGGCGGTACCGACGGGGCAAGTCCCTTCGACGGCGGTACCGACGAGGCCGGTCCCTTCGAAGACGATGACGACGGCTCGCTGTTCGACGACGACTTCGAGTCGGCGTTCGCCTCGGCCGGCGACCCGAGCGACGACTCCGAGGGGTTCGAAGACGAGGACTTCGAGTCCGAGATCCCGCGGATCGACCTCGGCATCGACGGCCTCGACCAGATGATCCAGGGCGGCATCCCCGAACGCCACCTCATCGTCACCATCGGCTCTGCCGGGACCGGGAAGACCACCTTCGGCCTCCAGTTTCTCCACCACGGCCTCGAACAGGGCGACAACGCCGTCTTTATCACGCTCGAACAGAGCCGCGAAGCCATCATCGCCACCGCCGAGGAACGGGGCTGGGAGTTCGAGCACTACGAGGACACGGGCCAGCTGGCCGTCGTCGATCTCGACCCGGTCGAGATGGCAAACAGCCTCGACAACATCCGCGGCGAACTCCCGGCGCTGATCGAGGAGTTCGACGCCGACCGGCTCGTCCTCGACTCGGTGTCCTTGCTGGAGATGATGTACGACGACCAGGCCAAGCGCCGGACTGAAGTGTTCGACTTCACCCGCTCGCTGAAGAACGCCGGTGTCACGACGATGCTCACCTCCGAGGCCAGCGAGGACAACCCCTACGCCTCCCGACACGGCATCATCGAGTACCTGACCGACGCCGTCTTCGTCCTCCAGTACGTCCGCACCGAAACCCGCGAGACCCGCCTCGCCGTCGAGATCCAGAAGATCCGCAACGCCAACCACTCCCGGGAGACCAAACCCTACGAGATCACGATGGACGGCATCAGCGTCTACCAGCAGGCAAACATCTTCTAA
- a CDS encoding NAD(+)/NADH kinase gives MKVGIVAQRSNRRATALATRLFERLHDGETTVVFDETTAAALSADESRWPDGQTATPTGRGVDEMDGCDLVVSIGGDGTFLFAARGAGSTPILGVNLGEVGFLNAVAPDEAVETVVEEVRRIRETGSARTRTVPRLRATGEDWTLPPALNEIVIQGPQRGHGGGAGFEVRVDGALYTSGRADGVLVATPTGSTAYNLSEDGPLVHPGVDGLVVTEMAGEEPMPPLVVDDSSEITVRIESGAESVVVSDGRVREAVAPPSQVTVARASESVNIAGPQRDFFAALGKLA, from the coding sequence ATGAAGGTCGGGATCGTCGCCCAGCGTTCGAACCGACGGGCGACTGCGCTCGCGACGCGGCTGTTCGAACGACTGCACGACGGAGAGACGACCGTCGTCTTCGACGAGACGACGGCGGCGGCCCTGTCGGCCGACGAGAGCCGCTGGCCGGACGGGCAGACGGCGACGCCGACGGGCCGTGGCGTCGACGAGATGGACGGCTGTGATCTGGTGGTCAGCATCGGCGGCGACGGCACCTTTCTGTTTGCCGCACGGGGGGCCGGATCGACGCCGATCCTGGGCGTCAACCTCGGTGAGGTCGGCTTTCTGAACGCGGTCGCCCCCGACGAGGCGGTCGAGACCGTCGTCGAGGAGGTCCGCCGGATCCGCGAGACCGGGAGCGCGCGGACTCGAACGGTGCCCCGGCTTCGGGCCACCGGTGAGGACTGGACGCTTCCGCCGGCCCTCAACGAGATCGTGATACAGGGACCACAGCGCGGTCACGGCGGCGGTGCGGGGTTCGAGGTTCGCGTGGACGGGGCACTGTACACGAGCGGTCGCGCGGACGGCGTGCTCGTCGCGACGCCGACGGGCTCGACGGCGTACAACCTGAGCGAGGACGGGCCGCTGGTCCATCCCGGCGTCGACGGACTCGTCGTCACCGAGATGGCGGGCGAGGAACCGATGCCACCGCTGGTCGTCGACGACAGCAGCGAGATCACAGTGCGTATCGAGAGCGGTGCCGAGAGCGTCGTCGTCAGCGACGGCCGAGTGAGAGAGGCCGTCGCGCCACCGTCACAGGTGACTGTCGCTCGCGCGAGCGAGTCGGTCAACATCGCCGGGCCACAGCGCGACTTCTTCGCCGCGCTCGGGAAGCTGGCCTAG